Proteins encoded together in one Impatiens glandulifera chromosome 1, dImpGla2.1, whole genome shotgun sequence window:
- the LOC124934628 gene encoding trihelix transcription factor ASIL1-like, protein MAEEFTDSPLLLKPSPSQRTVPFREDCWSEEATSTLVDAWGRRFMELNRGNLRQNDWQEVSDIVNSLHGHTKKSYRTDVQCKNRIDTLKKKYKVEKARVSASNGAVTSSWSFYSRMDTLIGSAVSNKTGHGSKPVKSPPMGIPLTYRKPVTPINQVAVLPQKRPLDDSYFRKNYSAMAAAAAAVDGVEEEESEDEASSQDFGSSEQSGEGDRDGEAEGMRSLARAIVSFGEIYERVEREKQRQMIELEKQRMQFTKDLEVQRMQLFMDTQVEVVKMKQVKRSNSNDIYS, encoded by the coding sequence ATGGCCGAAGAATTCACCGATTCCCCTCTTCTTCTCAAGCCGTCTCCGTCTCAGCGGACCGTGCCCTTCAGAGAAGATTGCTGGAGCGAGGAAGCTACTTCGACCCTCGTCGACGCATGGGGCCGCCGATTCATGGAACTCAACCGTGGTAATCTCAGGCAGAATGATTGGCAGGAGGTTTCCGATATCGTTAACTCTCTTCATGGTCACACCAAGAAATCTTACAGGACCGATGTTCAGTGTAAGAATCGGATTGATACTCTTAAGAAAAAGTATAAGGTTGAGAAAGCTAGGGTTTCTGCATCGAATGGTGCCGTAACAAGCTCTTGGTCTTTCTATTCTCGAATGGATACGCTGATCGGATCCGCTGTTTCTAATAAGACGGGTCATGGTTCTAAACCGGTGAAATCGCCTCCAATGGGTATTCCTTTAACCTATCGGAAACCGGTCACACCGATTAACCAAGTCGCGGTGCTTCCTCAGAAGAGGCCGCTTGATGATTCGTATTTCCGTAAAAACTACTCTGCTATGGCTGCGGCCGCCGCTGCTGTGGATGGGGTGGAGGAAGAAGAATCAGAGGATGAGGCTTCATCACAAGATTTTGGCTCGAGTGAGCAGAGTGGAGAAGGAGATAGGGATGGGGAGGCTGAAGGGATGAGGAGTCTAGCGAGAGCTATAGTGAGCTTTGGGGAGATCTATGAAAGGGTTGAGAGAGAGAAGCAGAGGCAGATGATTGAACTAGAGAAACAGAGAATGCAATTTACTAAGGACTTGGAAGTTCAAAGGATGCAACTGTTCATGGATACTCAGGTTGAAGTTGTGAAAATGAAGCAAGTCAAACGATCAAACTCAAATG